Within the Malus sylvestris chromosome 4, drMalSylv7.2, whole genome shotgun sequence genome, the region ATTGTGATGCCTTTTATCTGATCAGGATTATGCTATCAATATCAAAGTAAATATTGCCAGAAATAAATCTATAGTAGGTCAAGACTATAAAACATTTGATGTCGAGATTGGAGTGGTGACATAAGAAGCAACACATATTAGGTCTAAGTAATTGGAATGAAGCAGATAAAGTTACAAAAGTACGAAAGCTATATCATTTCCTATCAGAGGTGAGCTTTAAGAGTTTATGATTAATATTCATAGATTTGGAGTTCACGTTGGTTCATTACTTCATTCTCATCAAGTCCTATACTATAATCTCAATAATAGTCTTGCTTTGTATAGACATAAATTCCAGTCATCAATATTTGTTATGTAAAAGTAAGAGAGAATTTTCCTGGCTATTTGTTGGAGATCATGTTGTTTGATTATCAGTTCGGCAATGAAATTATAGCTTAACTTCATGGAGTAACCATGAAGATATACTTTGTAGTTACTGTCACAAGGAGCTTACTTGTTTTCATGGAgacaattttgtttcttatttaaGATGTCTGCACAGGTATGAACTTTAGCCTAAGAACTCTGCACTAAGTCTTGTTAAATCGATTGTATTccgttttttatttgttatcttTCTTTTGCAGGTAGCATTGGTGAAGTTTACTGGTTATAagataataaataatatttcagATACCGGGAAGGCATTTCTAATTATACTTATCACAgatatttttttagggtaatAAACTGCTCTTTTGTTCGGTACTGTGTTTTTTTCTGTTACCATAATTAGTATACAAGACAGTGGCTATTCATATTTGCTTACTACTATGGAAAGCTATAATATTAAAGACACATACACATATATGGAATTTTCTCTTGCCAGATAGCTTAGTATGTTATATTGCTAGACTGTTAATATGGACCACTGATTTGGCGGGCTCTTGGGATACAGTGTAGTCCAGATTCACAGTCTCATGACCTAAGTTATCCAGTTATGTGGTAAGAGGATATCACCCCATAAATGTATATATACAGAcaggcacacacacacattatatatatatatatatgtgtgtgtgtgtgtgtgtgtgtgtgtgtgtgtgtgtattattgCATGTCAAGGATGCACAGTGTCCCTTAGGGAAGCTTTCGGGATGATggtatatataatttcatatttgaATGCCATCTTTTAGTTCCAATTTCTTCAGTTTCATTTCTGTGATCGCCATCTTACTCATCCTTGTGTGACCAAAATGTGTGCATATCAAACCTTTCTGATTGCGATATACAACTGCATACCTGCAGGTATCATTCTGAGTCTGGTTGGCAAACATTGTTAGAAATTTTTGTTGAGCATTATGGGCTTGAGGTTGATCAGTCAGCCGTAACCTTTTTCATTTGCCTGATTCCAGTCATCATGGATGCATGTGTCAAACTATGGGTATGTTTTACTCTACTGTCTAGTAATTTCAGTTTCCGCAAAAGTTACAATTTTCATGGTTATGCTTACCAAGACTTGCGAAATGGTATAGACTTGGATCCCCTCTATTGTCTTTCCACTCAAAGCTATCTACATGCTTACTTACTAAAGTCCAATTTATAAGTACCAAAACTAGTTCTCCAAGCTGCAATGCTTTGTTCATTTCACTCTGGCTGTGCCTCATATATACGGATGTGTTTGAAATATTTATGAACATACACAGTGATATTCATTTTCGTACACGCTTTACTGCTTGTATATCTTTGCAATTTGATAGCATTGTTAAATGTTCGTCTACCATTGTATTTCTGTGCAGCTGTTTAAATTCCTTCCAAGATTATCCCCAAAGGTGACAAACATATTCCGGGAAATGAAGCGTCACTAGTAAAATTCTTCATCTGGATTTTCTCTGGCATCTAAGAGAATTTGGAGCAAGGTAGCATGTACCAGGaagattactttttttttttttttttttctgtcctTGATTTATCATATATACAGGTTTAGGACATCGTAGTTGTTGGGatatcattcattcattcatacCCATAAATgataaatgtggtataaaaacagCAGAAGATGTTGATACATAGTACGTACGATCAAATCTACATATATGCTTAAGTTttgaaatttgtatatgttaGTACCTGGCATGCGGAGCAAGGCTCGGGCCAAGCTGAACAGGAGAGAATTCAACTCAACAGTTGTCTACTTCAATCTACAAGGAAGGAATTGCTTGTAGATTGAATTCAACGAATACAAAAGCAATTCTTGAATTTTGGGATTGTTGTGAAACAGACCAGGATTTTGCTTTCAATACCTTTACTTCCATCCTGTAAGGGAAGGACCATTTGACCTCtatgaaaataaagctttatTATTTCGTTTTCGAGACTCCTCACTCTCACTGGGTCAGGTCAGGTCAGTTCAGGAAGCCAGCTGGGCCTTCACTGACTAAAATGGCATGCTTACTCAAGGCCATTCACCAAACCACGTCAAATGTCCGGCAGGGATGCTGCCTTGCTTTTGCACTCATTGTTGAAGAACCTTCGTGAAGAGGAATTCATCCGTCCGCTCGGAGTGGGCAGATGTAAGGTACTCAAAGGGACAGGAACAAGAaataaattgaaggaaagaaagagagcCTTCTATCTCGGCAAGTAAACTCTTATCCATAACCAAGGAGCTGCCGATTCCTTGCCCAAACAACTGAGTACGGTTGTTGATGGATGTATATTTGCGCCCAGCATGTCAACTAGTAGACTCCCAAGTGCGGATCACGTGCCCCCCATGAAACCACACGCACACGAGCAATACATCTCCAAGCCCTACCTACCCATCGCCCCACAAGTTTTATATAtgtgaattttaatgaaaaacttttagtactgtttattttaatgaaaaattacatttttttagCATTACCCTACCCACCACGTATCCCCCCATTTTTTGAGAGAGAATGACGCATTCGCTTGATTGTATGTAAGACTTTCTCATTCGTGACAAACCAATGTATACAACATGTCCAAATATTTCAAATGTTTGGCTAATGATTAGTTAAAATAAGAGATcatattcttatttttttatttttaacaaacgatagtatGTACAATAAGATATCATGTTCTTTCTATATTTTCGCTAATGCAGTTTTGCTCACTCATTTGTAAGTTTGCCCTCTTAAATTAAGTTTGGATTCCCTTCAAGTAAATTATTATGTGATTGAAATAtaaataacatttacaacataaataatcataTGAGAAGTATCATACAACATTGTAAGTTTGTGAAAAGTAAAAGGGAGTAAATATATCGGAAATAATTTTCACAGACATTTTTCTTATTCTATACGcttatttatttaattgcaTTTTAGACCTGAATAACGAACCACAATTAtgtggaaaagaaaaatagtaagTGGAAATTACTTTCTAAATATAATTAGCCCGTGATTAAATGATAAACTAAACGAGCCTAAACCAATTATCCCACCAAAATTCAAAAGGACCGCCTTAATCAGAAAGCCAAATTAATATAAAAGCACCCAAATGAAATCGTccagtcctctctctctcctgttacaaaacctaaaaccctcttttattatttttccctctttcaaaacaccaaaaacccctctctgtttctctctcccctccaacattttctcattgttttgaaattttcctTTCGTCGTAGCTGCTTCTCTTCTCATAGATCCCTATCTTAGATATATGGACAAGCATCAAGGCGACCAAGATCGGATCGTCTCCACTGGTATCTCTTCTTTTTtccagttttttgttttttgggcgGAAATGTTTGATGTTCTGTGTCTACTGTGTTTGCTTGTTTGTTGATATTCAATAAGAATTTGTGGGTCGGTGTTATTTTCTGTCATTCACGTTGATTTTGGTATTTTCCAATTAGTTTGATTTAATGAGAATTCTTTGTTGGTTGATTTAATGAGAATTCTTTGTTGGTTGATTTAATGAGAATTCTTTGTCGGTTGATTTAATGAGAATTCTTTGTTGGTCCGCTGCCAAGTATAGTTTGCGGAATGCATTATGTTTCAGGTCATTATTCTCGAaaaatttatgttgtttccTGTGTTTTAGTTGAATTCTTGATCCCCAAACCCGAAGATAGGGTTGTTTTGTTCCATGGTGATGTTTTTGTTGTGTCTGTGCTTCTATTGTTCATCTGTTATACTGAACATCTGCAATTCTGGGTGCAGGAGAGAGACCTGTTAAGTCACATATCTTGAAAGAGCAGGTAGTTGGTTGTATATTTATTAAGAATGTTGTATCTGTTTTTTTATTCCTATGTATTCAAAGGCTTTGGTAGCtgtattttattgattttgtaatttatatTCAGCCACTTTTGCCCGAAGATGAAAGAATAGTTTCAGCGAATCCTTCTCCAGCTGTAGTCATCATAGGGCCTTCAGATGATGTTACAGAACAACCCAAGTCTTCAGATGTTAGTGGAGCACGAAGCACCCCCCATCTGCTTAATTTGTATTCATCTCATGAACGGAACATTTATGGTGGTTAGTTTGTTCACCCTTTTCTGCTGTCTTTGCTTTAAGAACATCAGGATTGGCTAAATAGTAGTGGTTTGACGTTAGCTATAGTCTGATTCCCATAAACTCTCAAGTGTTGTGACAGACATTGCACTTGCACGTTAAGTCAAGTTCTGaacttttgtttctttctccAGGAGTTCATGATGTAGTGGTTTGATGTTAACTGTAGTTTGATTCATGTGAACTCTTAGCGTTGCTTCTTTCTCTGTGGGATTTCATGAACTATGTTTTAAATGTCATGATTCTTTTCGGTGTTCCCCATAAGAAATAAAAGCTTTTGGTAATATTGACAATGTTCTGCTACTCTTCTCATAGCATATAATTAAAGTTGTAAGGATTCAGATTTTAAAGTTCCATTTGTTTTCAGATTATGGCAATAACACAGGTACTTGGGATGGATATTCTCCATATAATGCTGATGGAATGCATGTTTTATCACCAGTGAGTATATCTTCACTTGTGCAATTCTTCTGATGATTTCCTTTTGAGCCAAACTTACCTGTGGTTTATTTTTCTGTTGTCATTTCAGGTCATCTACAATGATAATCCCTCTCTTCTGTTTCACTCTGGTTATGGCTTTAATCCCGAAATTGCATATGGACAGTATTCACCAGTCGCTACTCCTTTGCCTGTAATGGTAGATGGCCAACTTTATTCTACACAGCAGGTCCCTTTTTCTCCATCTTACTACCCCCAGCCATCTGAGTTGATGACATCAGAAAGTAGTAGCACTGACAACATGGGCTATGGGCCAGGATCAGGTTACATGGTAAATTATAGATCATTTAGTGGAGATCTGTCTGGACATCTTGGTTCTAGTCCTTTAGCATCGGCAACAATTTATTCTCCACCAACGGGCATTTTTGGGTCATACGAACACAATGCTGGgcaggtttgttttctttttaacttcACTATATTAATTCCTTGATAAAGAGATGTTCGTAGACTGGAAGAATTGCTATAGTGCTACTAGTACTGTTGTTAGAAATCTAAAAACACATACAACTTTGGTCATACTTATATGTTAATTAAGTATAGGAGGCATGTTTTTATGTTATGGTCAGCACCATAGTTATTTCCATGTGCTTGGTGATCACAATACTACTTTTGTATTTATAAAAGGAATATAGTATTATTGCACCCACATTGGTGGTACACATTTACATGTTCTTGGTGTAATTCAAGATTTCAGAGATATGTCAtgttaattatattacattctTTTAGTCATGTTTTTCCCCTTCTCTTTTGGGGTGGGAATTTTGGTAGTTTTTTGTCATCCTCGGACATCATTTGGACTCTTTCTTCCTAGAAATGTGGTAGAGGTTGAAACATGTCATGGTACGAAAAAAGATTATGGGTCAAAGGCATTGCAATTGGTGTATGACTGTTTTTGATAGGGTCTTAGTTACTCATGCTACTAGTCGGATAAGACAGTGCTGCCCTTCCATGAGTCAATTCTTGAATATTTGAAATGCTAACCATACTTGGGGGTCATTCCTACTATCATCTCATTTAAGGCTCATAAGATTTGGCATATTATCTATAATTGTATCTCAGTTTGGGTTTTATAACTAAAATGAAATCTATGGACTctgttgattattttttatttactctAATGTTTATGCATATCAagtgttgaatttcctttttaaaCTTGAACCATTGCCATGCCAACTTGATGCACTTTTTATGGGAATGACTAAGAGATGATCTATGATTTACTTTCAGATTTCTCATCAACAGAGACCAATGCATGGATACGGATTGGTTTCAAGTTCCTTTGGTGGACGCTATCCTCCTGGTAGTTCTTATCAGAGCTCAAACTCTGGTGGTGCTTCATATTCATTTGGTAATGACCAGAACCGACCAAATGTTGACAAAGCcagaagaagagagagggacTGGGATTCAGTTTCCATTTATAATAATTCACATGATATCTTCAATAACCGCATTCACGGACCAAGGGCTTTGAAGATGAAGGGAAAGAGTACTTCCGACCAGAGTTCTTCATGTAGTGTTAGGATAATGGATCTATCTGCTTCTGGAATTAACCTTGATTCATTGAACCGGCTAGATTTTGTCACAGAATATGAGGATGCAAAATTCTTTATCATTAAGTCTTTCAGTGAGGACAACGTTCACAAAAGTATTAAATACAATGTTTGGGCTAGCACGCCTCATGGAAACAAGAAACTTGATGCTGCTTATCATGAGGCAAAGAAGATAAAAGGCAGCTGCGCAGTCTTCCTATTCTTTTCGGTATGCTTcttttataacttttagaatCTGTCCTTATCTTCCTACCTGTTGGAGCAACTGGGCTGAGGGGGTCCTAGTTGAAAGTGGGTGAGTATATGATTGGTATCGGCATCACAAAGCATTAGGTAGAATGATTGGGTGTTGGTGCCCATAAGATCCAGGTGATAACTAAAAGTTTTAATGTGGCAATCTCTCTTTGAGATTCATTCAGTAATATAAGCCATGCAAATTTCCGTATATATCATTCCTTGGACCCAATAACTGTTTGCTAAAATGCTTTTGTGGTTTCAAGTGGTCATTTTTCTTTGTTCACCTTTTTTCTTTTAGGTGTAGTCAACTAAACCTGCTACAGAATATTGTATGTATTCCTACTAGACGAAGGGAATAAACTGACTTTCATGTTCTTTTCTGCAGAAACCCTATAGGTGCTTACAAGAAATTTGTTGCCTGTGATAAAGTTATTCTATATTTGTTGGTGATATGATCTAAACTATATGCTTTTTAGTTTTGAAAGTCCTCATAGATTTTGTTGGTTACAACTCACTACAGGTTAATGCTAGCGGACAGTTTTGTGGAGTAGCGGAAATGGTGGGACCTGTAGATTTTGAGAAGGATGCTGATTACTGGCAGCAAGATAGGTGGAGTGGGCAATTTCCGGTTCAGTGGCATATTGTAAAGGATGTTCCTAACATTCGGTTCCGTCACATTCTACTtgaaaataatgataataagcCTGTCACGCACAGCCGAGATTGTCAGGAGGTAGCATATCTCTCTCCATCTTTGTCACTTTCATTAAAATTCCATTTTCatttacaaactaaaacagTTTAGACTTGGTGTTCAATTATGCATGGTCAGTAATTATTTCGTTTTTGTGGCCACTATGACCCTAGAGAAGCCCTAGGATACCGGATACTGGATTTGTGAtttgttatttgttattttatttgtgaTTTTAAGATTAGATCACTATACTGGAATTTTGTATACTTCATGTTCATTCTGAAAGCGTGATGTATTGCATGACGTTTTCTTGAGTTTTATTTAGGAGTTACCTTGTCCTCTCAAAACCTATTAAGTGGGTGGGCCATGTTGGGTTTATCTTGTCCAAATAATAAACATGCCAAGTTTGAATTGGAGTTGAGAAGGCTTATTTGAACCCATTTAGAATCTAGATGTAATTGAGCGCTCTTAAGTCTTAACTAATGGGTCAACCATAAAAAATCGCTTTCCAaactatttttttgtttatccaTTATTTCTCTATGGGTTACATGTGGTCTAAAATCACTCTTGTATGAAGTGATCGAAACATTAATCTTGTGTAGTAGACAGTTCACATGCATTGCATTCAATCTATTTGCTTTTACCTTATTGTCTTAGTTTAAGTTTGGCTCTTACGTtgctttcaaataaaaaaagttcGGCTCTTATGCAGATTCAAAGCTTACATCTGCCTTACATTTTATTTCTTGATGGTGAAATATTCTTAGGTGAATCTCAAACAAGGTATTGAGCTGTTGAAAATTTTCAACGATTTTGATGCACGAACATCTATTATAgatgattttgaattttatgaTGAGCGGGAAAATTCCTTGAAGGAAAGGAAAGTTAAACAACAAGCTAGTTCGACTACAGATGCTTCTGATTCAGTTGCCGTTGATTCTGTTAAGGAAATTTCCAATAGTTTGGATCAAGCCCTGCAGTTGAAAGGAAGTAGTAGCAAAGAAGTGGCAAAAACTGAACATGACATTAGCTCAAAAACAGATGCTGCGTCAGTTATACTTGAACATGATTCATCCGTGGACCAAATATCTGATAACTTATCTCAAGTATTGCAGTTGGAAGAGGGTGACAAAGAATTAGCTCCGTCATCTGAAAGCAGTAAAGGTGGAGACGACAGCGAGTCGGTTGACAGGAAGGCAACAGTTGTATCAACTACTAGTGCTTAGGCATTTTAGGCATGCATGCGGCGACAACAGAATGTACTTTTGTGATGTTTAAGAGTAGTTCACTCGCTGACAAAGTATGAGGTGGTAATTTTGTCATCTCAAGCAGTCAGGATGCAAGCTGACTCCGTTTCtaacctctttttcttttccagagAAATTAGGCGGTACTCCGAGAGGGTGTGCCGGGCAGGAAGGCTGtttgattttgtatttgatgCTCATTTTGTGTTTCTCCTCGTTGTAGGGTTAGAATTAGGTTCTTGGTTTTGGCGATGTGGTGAATGCAATGCAGGTTGTATCTGTATACTATTGTCCGCCTGTCTGAGATGCCTTCTAGTGGTTGTAATTTTAGGGTTGTCTTACTGGTTTTCTGCTGGCGGCTCAACTGGGTAACGGAGGAAGAAGAATCTGTCGTGTTACCCCTCCATTTCGATTTGGGATTGGGAGGTTGATCAATCGATAAAAGAATGAATGAATTCAGAAAATGCATTTACTTTTACACAAGATTTCGTTTTTCATTATCTGACCCATGtctcgtgtgtgtgtgtgtgtgtgtgtgtggaatgCTTAAAACAAACTCTTGTGGGATTTAATGGTTTGGCTTTGGTGATCTGGTAACATACTGAACATGTTTGATAATATGCAGCAAGTAACAATTATGCACGAATTCATGCAAAGAAAACTAACTCCATGGGTTACATTTGTTTCCTGCCAAGCAAACCATACTCCTGACAAATTCATGCAAAAGACATTATTTGCCCAAATGGGATTTCCAAGGCACTCGCTCAGTCGTACTAACTAGACTCGAGTAAAATGACTCATGGGTCCCACCACGAAGACAAGTTGAAGAAATTAGAATCCCACTAGGTGTACTTAAGGAGAACAACTTATTTGACACTGGTATCTGCCGCCATGTGGCATCCTAtgctaataaaataaagatGTGGACAAAAACTTCTTACACATCTTTATTTCATTGAGACAGAATGTTCTCCTAAGTGGAGACTCAAAACCCACCAAATCAGTAGCAAATGAACAGTTCTCAAACGGGTGAGTTAGTGCTGGTTCAGTATTGAGGTGCTTTTATATAaaatagatataaaaaaaactgagctaaaaaagatgtttggtaaacacttaaaaacaacttatttttacagttttggatgaaaaaaaaactaaaaacatgaagcaacaaaaataagcttattctcacaacacagcagaaacagtttttttccaaagcacatcaataccaaaccagcccttaaacAGGGAGAATAAgctattatctatactaaagtaGGGGGGAGGGCAGGCACTATTCacgtttgttttgattttgctttatttacaacaataCCAGCCGAATATGAGTGGGTTGGGAGGGTAATTCTCAaaattatctatactaaagtaGGGGGAGGGCAGGCACTATTCacgtttgttttgattttgctttatttacaacaataCCAGCCGAATAGGAGTGGGTTGGAAGGGTAATTCTCAAAATTTCACTAAAGTAGGGGGGAGGGCAGGCACTATTCacatttgttttgattttgctttatttacaacaataCCAGCCGAATAGGAGTGGGTTGGGAGGGTAATTCTCAAAATTTtagagggtaattttgtccataTGGCTTATCAGGGAGCCACTCGATTTCACACTATTTACAACAAAGCCGTCAGGTTTGGGTTGATATTGGGGCTGGGTTggaagggcaattttgtcctGTTTGTTTGAGACGGATTGGGGTGGGTTTACGTTTGCTGTCATTTAGTGAGGGTTTCGGGGATGGGAAGCCATGCCTccgatagagagggagagagagagagacagagcaagagagagagggagggggaTCCTGGCATGGGTGAGTGGAAGGGAGacagtgagagaaagagagagggaggggttGGATGGTGAACAGAGCCGAGTAAGGTCCCCTCAGTTCATGAATCACTCTGGATCATCCATTCCCTTTTGCATGTCGGATCAATGGCTGGATTTTGAAAGCTAAGTTCCATTTTTTATTCCAATCTTTGTTGTTAGCATAGATGTGAACTGTTGGGTTAGGTTTTGGGGGTTCCTTTGTTtcgttttctctcattttctctcattttgggGATGCATCTCTCTGTTCTGTGCATTGTCTTCTGTTTTAAGgtcagttttcttcttctttttttgtggcttttttttggggggttttCAGTTTGTTGATCCTTTAGATTTTTCATTCGTGAATTATTAAATGGGTATTGGGTTTTGGTggttgaaaatatgtttttttttctgcttaagcttcttgctcattttcctgggatttttggttttcggttgCAAGGGTAAAGAGAACACTAAAATCTCAGGTTAAATGGGTATTGGGTTTTGGTGGtttaaaatatgttttttttctacttaagcttcttgctcatttttctgggatttttggttttcagttgCAAGGGTAAAGATAATGCTAAAATCTTAGAAATTGGTATTGACAATTGTATTAATGCATTTGCATTTTCGTTGGTTTGCAGTATAGGTGCATTGAGACCTAAAAATATTTGCGTGAACTTCATAAATTTTTCTGAGGCTCCGATCCTTGAAAGG harbors:
- the LOC126619990 gene encoding YTH domain-containing protein ECT3, which translates into the protein MDKHQGDQDRIVSTGERPVKSHILKEQPLLPEDERIVSANPSPAVVIIGPSDDVTEQPKSSDVSGARSTPHLLNLYSSHERNIYGDYGNNTGTWDGYSPYNADGMHVLSPVIYNDNPSLLFHSGYGFNPEIAYGQYSPVATPLPVMVDGQLYSTQQVPFSPSYYPQPSELMTSESSSTDNMGYGPGSGYMVNYRSFSGDLSGHLGSSPLASATIYSPPTGIFGSYEHNAGQISHQQRPMHGYGLVSSSFGGRYPPGSSYQSSNSGGASYSFGNDQNRPNVDKARRRERDWDSVSIYNNSHDIFNNRIHGPRALKMKGKSTSDQSSSCSVRIMDLSASGINLDSLNRLDFVTEYEDAKFFIIKSFSEDNVHKSIKYNVWASTPHGNKKLDAAYHEAKKIKGSCAVFLFFSVNASGQFCGVAEMVGPVDFEKDADYWQQDRWSGQFPVQWHIVKDVPNIRFRHILLENNDNKPVTHSRDCQEVNLKQGIELLKIFNDFDARTSIIDDFEFYDERENSLKERKVKQQASSTTDASDSVAVDSVKEISNSLDQALQLKGSSSKEVAKTEHDISSKTDAASVILEHDSSVDQISDNLSQVLQLEEGDKELAPSSESSKGGDDSESVDRKATVVSTTSA